A stretch of DNA from Megalops cyprinoides isolate fMegCyp1 chromosome 17, fMegCyp1.pri, whole genome shotgun sequence:
AGCAGAGTTGGGCTCAACAAAAATAAGCAAGAGTTTACTTGTCCCcctttttcactctttcttttctgattattttttgaTTATGAATACAATGTCAAAGATGGAAGAATGTAAAAGTGTCGTAGAATGAAAACCAGATCATCTAATCTTTCAAAGCAGAATAGTCAAACATATTGAAATTATGTGTATAAATGTCAAAATTTATCAAAGGGTATTGGTTTCTCACCATATTTTTCATTGGAGTTATCTTAGGTTGCTTTGCAATGTTTGAAGTATAGAGGATTGCAAAATCAACCTCTAGGACTATGTAGTTGCTtagtacattaaaataaagagcaaaataatgatgaaatttCAGGCAGCGTTTTGGTTCATGTTTTTCAAGGTCATGATGGCAGGTCAAACTGGATAGGAAAAATGATGTGTTTTCTCATAGACTCAAATAAAACTGTATGATTATTGTGACTGTAAACCACTAGATTTGAGATTTAAGATTTAACTataaaattatatgtaaaatatgaatgctTTTTAATGACAGTTTCATTGAAGTCCCCCTATATCCTCATATATACTTACATTTGGGGgaaagttacatttattttgtatttttttgtatttactcGACTTCTTGACTTGAAAGAGCAGAGGCACAGGATCTGTCCTCTCAGCTGTGCCACCCAGACCATTTTCCGCGGGACTGCGCTAATAAAAAGCTTTCCGCAGTTGTTTCctcagccccctctctctcgcgctctctcgctctctccctcttgctttttttttaaaaaaaggagccATTGCCATTGGGAGTAGCAGGGAGTGGTGGGTATAGGGTGTCCCGGGGCAGAGTGTGAACAGCTGAGAGGTGTGATTTCACAGGCTCACCCTCCCTGTCACCGAGCTGATTGGGCTGGACAGGAGGACCAGGAGAGGCCCAGGCTTCAAATGGACACCAACAGGTGGGAGGCCTCTGAGGAGGGGCATAGAGGCGTAGAAAAAGGCTGGGCGGTGAGGCCTGCCCCGGGACAGTGGCACAgatgagactgagagagaacaggagggaaggagaggggagacgGACACACAGACTCATGGGCATTCAGAGGATTTTTAATACCCAGAGCAGGGCCTAGACCCCATGAGGAGACAGGTAATGCTTTGAAGgcaatttctgtcattttaaatggcagTAGAGCTTTTGAACCCACCTTGGTTTTAGAGGTAAACTGTGCGGtaaaatgtgttgaaatataGTTGTTTCACAGATTTCCAGGTAAATTTGACAGAATGTTTTACAGTTGTgttatattaattaattatttatttcttgctTAATTTAATCTGGgatgtaaataaaatacaaatcagTGCAGTGAAATACCTACTGTTATTGCCATGAGATCTGACTTGCTAAACTGAATATTGGAACAAgagtgtgtaaaataaatgaattatttttacatgactCAGATAATATTTTCCACTGCAaacatttgcagttttattaCAACCATTATGTGTAAATCTTTTTTAATTGATCAgcttttatagtttttattttgattaaaaaacatttgAGTAAGAAGCATATGAGACACTGACTTGATCACTGTTTTCATAACACTAAGATGTCAGGAATTTAGGAGATGACACCTTTTTCAGGACTAAGGAAAACCAGGGATTCCTGTGGGTCAGGGTACGAAGAGGTGACAGAACAGCatgagacaaagagacagagagagagaggtgtgcaAAGACACCTCGCTCAAACACTCAAAGTGTCACAACCTGTCTTTGATCTGCGCTCGATCAACAGCACACCTCCTCAAGCGTGATGCTCTTTCACAGGCCTTTCAGGCTTATAGAGGCTCAGCAATGAACATGGGCAGGGTTACCGTGAAAAGGAACCCCACACAGGCACAACGTTGAAGTACAAGTATCAGGTTTAGCCTCACTTTGGTCAATACTCCAAATTCACAGAAGGATGAGTCCTGCCCTGAGATCATATTAATAATTCTCTGGAATTCTCGAGAAGTAACAGCAAATCCTTGTGGGGGTTCTGTTACAGGAAGCCACACTTCCTTTTTGACTtccctcttctccatctctgcctgGGTGATGCACCAGCACCTACAGGGAGACCAGGGAGGCCTTGAGGATTCAAGGAACAGGATGAGAGGACGACCTCAGAGACATCCACATTCAGGTACGGTCTGGTGGAGTCTTTGAGCTCCGAGACTCTCCCCCCAGGCATATTTTTACCATCAGTGTCACCACCGGTCTAGATAGAGAGTTGATTTGGATAAGTGTGCTGTGAGATTACGAGTGTTGACTCTCTTTTGGCATGGCGCAGTGTGATATTCAGTGAGAATGTTAATACAGTACACTCAGGCACAAGAGCACGCAAAGGGTGACCTTTCTGAGTTGATCAATCTTGCCTTGTCAGTTTCTCCCTCAACCTTCAGACCCATTTAGATACATATTGAATTACCGTGTGAGACATAAGTCTGTCATCTGATCACACTACAGTGATAGTCTTTGGAAACTTTCAGAAATCATATACTTAAGTTTCCACCCTTGTGAACATTATTACTCTGCAGGAGCAAGAAGACTGTTGGAACAGATAGTGTCTGTTGAAGTTCCAAAACCCAATCTCACAAAAAAGGTCAAATCAATAACAAATTTAATGCAGTAatagtttttcatgttttattacattatctttaaacagaaaaactaCAAGTAATGGAGAAGAGGTGGCACTGGCTTAAATTTTAAGAGGATTACTACTTCTTGCCATAGTGCTttgatttgaatatttgaatgcagaaaggtaatattttatttactgagATTGCTAAATATCTTCATACTGTGGGTTCTTTTTTCTGCTAGCTGTTAGCAAGGCGAGGCTCAGTCAGGCTCCGAGATCACATCTCTCCAGAGTATGAGATAGATATGAAAGGCCACATTGTGCATGCGGGCAGGGCACACAGTTGTTCCCTCTCTGAGAGTACATGCTTCCTTATATCCCCATATGAATATGACAGCTATGGAATGTAAGGAAGTGTGTGGTGTCAGGAGGACTTGAGCGCCACTGGGAGACCTCTTGTGCATTGTGACTGCTGCCAATGTCTGACCTGTGAGGACACTCTGCCATTTTGACAGACAgtagaaaagagaaaaaaagggagactGAATGTATGAATACAACATCAATTCATCTTAATTAAGTCATACAAAAGTAGGAGGGGATTGAATGAGCTTTAAGATGACTGGTAATTTGTGTCACAATTATAGCCTTTGCTGGCAGGCATTGTGTCAGGTCATATTCTGACTCTACATGTGTGTGGCTGAGTAAGAATATGTCACTCGCATACAGTTTATCACATGACAAAGAAAATGGGGGTTCAGTGATCGTGCATGTTTCCTGTACTCCTGGCACACGTGCTCCATTATAGACCCTGCGGTCTCGGCTCTGACCCCCTGCGAAATCCCGCCAGACTTGGCCAGCCAGCAGTCAGGGTGGACTGACAGAACACAGGTGCTGCCCATTATAGCACAGGGAAGGCTTAGCCTGCAAATCAGAGGGACgggtgtgagggagggggtcTGTTGCTGGAAACAGGACACTAATCAGGGAGGGATgtgcacccccccaccaccatcccccACCCGTCTGCCTGAGTCTCAGCTTTCAGGGTCTGGCTCCCTGCATGCAGGACTGTAGCAGCAGCACATGGGTCCCTGAGTCTCTGAATCATACTCTCCATTTTGACAACTTCATACAGACCCCTCAAAACTCATGAGCCCACCAGCTTGTTGCTAAACATAATTTAGTTCAACACTTGAGTTGTACTCTGGCTAGattgtaattcactctggataaaagcgtctgccaaatgaataaatgtaaacgtaactCATTCTATGTGCAGATAATTTTACAAGTTCAGCAGTTAAGCCTCAAGAACAGAAACGTGTCAGACAGTGATaatgattttcatgtttttccctgttgaattctctttctgtgtgtatgtttgtgttgattCAGCATCACATAGctagttatgttttttttcttctgagatGAGGGTTTATTTCTTCCACTTATTTAAAATCTTCCAGGTGTACCCTAAGCCAcaatcctctttctctcttccttctccacAGGTATGGGCAAGGTGAGTGTTCTATGCTGAGTCACAGAGGCTCCAGACAGGCTCCGCCTCTTCCTAACTGTGGGAGTGATACAGCACGCCTTGCGGTGGCTGGTCAAACGGAACCAAGTCAGGTGTTTCAGTGAGGTTTGGTCCCCTTCAACCAGCTACTGCGCCGTGAATTCAGTCAGCAAAAAGACCTGCGAGAAAATGAGCTCAAATGATCTTGTAGAAGAACTAAACACGGTAATATGTCTGGTGTGCtgaagagggggaagagggtgGAGGGTGAAGGGTTTGTACAAAGTGTCTTTGAATAAGGGCGGCTGCAGAGGCTGGCAGGGTGGCTCTGTAACGTAATGTTTCAGTCACATTTAGACTAACCTCTGATGGGCAGTCAAGAAGGCCATGGAATCTTTGCAAACTGTAACGTAATGTTTCAGTACATAATTAATTACGTTACAGTTTGTGGCCCCAAAAGGTTCATCAaaccaaaaagaagaaaaatcagcTATTTGTCAGAAAATAATGATTCCATAAAGTTTGCAGGACAATCATCtacatctctttttttgttttctaaggATTTCTAAGCACTATGAGTAGTTGCTTTTAAATAGTGCTTTATCTTCAAGGGAAGGGTACAGATATTTAAGGATTAACCcgcattttattgttttacataaGGCTATGGGAATAAAAAATAGTAACACactgtgcttgttttgtttctccttttttctaataaatattccaaaataaacaaacattctcCATCTTTTCTTCTTCGAAAGtaccacaaaaatgaaatgtttccttAAGTTGATATCCTGAGGTCAGTTTGAAGTGCGTCTCAAGGTCCTAGCTGTGATAAGCCTTTTTCTGAAAAACGGAAACATGCCCCTTGCCCACACTGTTTCCAgaccctgcttttgtttttctacGTTagactcatttattttttttctgatagaAGTCAATGGCATCACATCTGGTAACAGGGTTGTAAGCCCCACTTAACAGATGACTGATTGTCCCAGCATGCCTGGAAGAATTGTCTCTTTTTTGAGCTATATTCTGGCACAAAAGTCAAAAGTCAGAGTCACAGTCTTCCTACACtgatacaaatacatatttctaaAACGAGGGGAAGTTGGAAcaatttttctgtaaataatataaCATTCTTCATGGAACAAAGTGACCAGTGACTGTAGGAAGGGTATCTGTATCTCTGTAATTTACATTAGCCTATAGTCATGACTAAGAAGGAATAAGTGGTTAGATTCTCCTTTATTAATCAATGTGATGAACagcatttatgtaaaataaagtttGCTATGCATGCTTTGTTAGGTTTCAGAAGTACTTTCTAAAAACACTTGATAAAATATTCTAGTAAAACTATCagataaattattatattaaatctttgaataaaaatgtatgacaatCAGTTACATTTCAGGTGTTTTAAGGTTGTATAGGGTGTAATATTTTACCTAATCTGAGCTCAGATATTTGAAGTAACATTTCTTCTTGCCTTTGAACATGTTTGATGGGACAGTCTCAGAACATCATTCTCTGTTTCTAGGAGCAACACCACATCTCAACAAAAAAAGCCACCAGGCCAAGAGATGAAACAGGGTTATGCTAATATAATGCGAATGAATGTGGTTTCATTTTGGTTACTTACATGCATCATGCAATGGTACGTACTTTAAAAACAAgaccctgctctctgccattgcCTGAAgccctacagaaaaaaaatgaactgaaacttTCACCTCTGAAACCAGAATAGAGGAGATTTACTGTCTCTCTGGGCATACACTGATATCAGGAGAAAGCATATGTTCATCAGCTAAGGAATGTCAGAGAGTGTCGCTCCTTCCACTGGAATTGCAGAAGATAGCCACTGTAATAAGGACAGTACAGAAAGTACAAAAATTctaaatgaaaagtgaaaattaaatgtttccTGTCCTTATGTCAGCAGTCAAATAAATCTAAAGTCACCAGTAACAAAGCTATCAAGGCTATAAATGCTACCCATACGTAACtaaataagcaaatgaataaataaaaatatatatatttttgtaattattgttaGTAGCAGTAATAGCAGCAGTAGACtctggtggagaaaaaaaagaaacgttcTTATTAGTTGCTCTAGGTGGCGCTATACATATTCCCTGCTACCAGTGCCGGTTTAGAGTGTTCTCTTGGCGGCGCTCCACGGCAGCGTGCTGTCAGGTCGTGTGCGACAGGTAAACATGGCGGACGCTGATGGAGGAGGCGAGCGAAAACAGAATGACAGCATTCCACACACCCAAGGTAACAAACGTTATTAGCATAACTAAATGCATTCTCTGTCACAGGCACAACTGATTTCACCCACGTCTCCTATCGGGTGGTACTCTGTTGGTGATGTTTGTTGCTTAAGTAAGGCCAGTTGGGCACGAtcgctagctagttagctaactagctagtaaTGAGTGTGCATTAACATATAACTTTACCTATATGCCCTCGAATTGCAAAAATGACATGGGATAGCAAGCAATTTAATTATCACTATTATGTTTAATGGTGGCAGTAACTAGCAGGGCTAGCTGTCTAGCTGGTAAGTGGTTATCTTGATTGATTAGCTTGGTAGCTAACTAACTATAGCTACTGCCATATCTCTGTGTTGTGTCGATTGTTAGCATATCTGGCCAGCTAACGAGCTACTTCAATCcagcaattattatttttaattgttaattttgtaattattgatTTCGTTACCTGCTGTTTGGTTAGTAAGAAGCTGAAGCTTGGTTAGCGTCAGCTCTGTGGTGAGGTGAAACATTGTAATTCCGGTGTATTTTCATTGCAGGTGAAACAGACACGAAGAATCATGCGATCGCACGTGCTAAAGTATGTATTTTCTGTCTTACCATCTTAACATCTtgaaattttttaaaaccatGCGGTTAAAGATCCGTTTTCCCAAATGCTCAAATGAATTCGCTGATATGTAAGTGAATTATAGTTTCAAAGAACATGTAATAAAACTGTATGAACCTGAGTGAAAATTCATAGCCGCAAGACTGCATTTTAACAGCCCATTAGTAGTAGAGGTCTCCTTGTGACTTTTCCTTTAAAGCTTTCAGATTAAATATAAAGCCGTAATATACAATAACCAGGGACTATTATTAGCTAACTCTGTATTGCCGTGTTTTCCTCTCCCTGAAGACTGAAGGGAAAGAGCTGACCAAAGAGGAGAAGCAACGTTtgaggaaagagaagaaacagcATAAGAAAAACAAGAAGGATGACAAGAACACAccagagactgagacagagaagaagCCAGCAGCCCCAGCTGTAACGCAGCAGACCACACCAGTGGTGAAAGGTACAGACCTGTTACTAAGGATGCATTTGAGAAAATAATCCATGAATATTTAGCAGAAAATGGTCCAGTTGTTGCAACAACTGTTTAGTCTTTTGAACATTTGCTGTTCCAAACTGAACCAAAAAAACCTTGCATCTTTAGTTTCAAAGCTGTTGgctttgatttctttatttgaagaaaaaacaacattaatttgTGTATTAGTAGTATCTTTTCAATGGTCTGAAATTAAACTGGAGGTGGTTAAAGTTTTGGAGGTTAAAGTTTTTGCACATTCCTGGTTGAAAGCTGGGGGAAAATGTTGGGGCTGTCCATGTTGATCACTGGACTGGCTGCATTGGTCTGCCCAGCATGCGCGCATGTGAGCTCTGCTTTGCTCCGCAGCCGCTGCGGTGGTGCCTGCGGCTGCAGCAGAGGCGCCTGCACCCACAcccgcagctgcagctgcagacaaGCCGGCCAAGACCAAAGCGGAGCTGCGGGCCGAGAGGCGTGCCCGGCAGGAGGCGGACCGGGCCACCAAACAGGGCAAGAAAGGGGATCCCAGCCAGCCGCCCTCTGCCAGCAAAGCCAAGGCTCCGCCCAGCGACCTGCAGCCAGgtacagctgctctctgctgttaccttacattacagtatagtcatttagctgatgctcttatccagagcgacttacataggttacagtttttacatgttatccatttatacggctggatatttactgaggcaatcctgggttaagtaccttgcccaagggtacagcagccaTGCCCCGTTTATCTAAGACTATGTGGGGGACATTGACATTTAATGACTTCTGACTGGCAGGTCACAGGCTGTCAATCACCTGTCAAACTACACTGGTCAACAAATGGCCATTTGTATAtctgtgtttattgtgtgtgtttttgtcgATATTATCTAACAGTTGGACTTCATTACTGATcagttgaaataatttttaGAGGAAGTGTTATGGGAATTCAATTTCCAATTGAGTTTAAAGGGAATTTAACCCAACTCAGTTATCCAGAGCTTTAAGCACTTACTGTGCATACTGTGCATGTTCCTGCCCGAGCTCATAaatttacctgttttttttttttttggcaagaaAATATGCTTTCATGGGTTTGATTCCACAGTCATTCGGTCATGAATTAACCCACTGCCTTGAGCACCAGCACATAGTTCTGTCTTTATGAGGCAACCTGGCTCTTTTTCTGCAGTGGTGAAAAGACTTCCAGAACACGTTCAAGCTGACGACCCTGCCGTCGTGAAGAAACTGGCCAAGAAATTAGAAAGGCAGCAGGTTGGATATCTTAAATATATAATGCAGAATTGacttttcatttgacattttcagctgaCTGCATAATAAATCTTGCCGCCAGTCTTACTATTTGTTAAATATTGCTGACGttaaaaatcatgttttgcTATACGAATGCAGAAAGACTACAGTACTAATCATTACATAGTAAAGAGCAAGAAAATGCAACTGACTGAAAAGTTCaaggttttttcttttaccttttCAAAGAGTTCTGGTGTCCTGGCTCTAATGCAAAGAATAAAGGTCTTGTAGATTCTGTAAACACACCGTGGTTAAAATGAAAGCGGCCTCTTCAGAAAGCAGAATCGGGGGAGTGATGATTCTGAGAGCTCCTGTAGGTCCGGGGTCAGAATTGTGCGTCCTGCAGTTCGGTAGTGCCGCTGGAAGGTGAGGGAGTTCCCACGCTCACGTCCTGTTTCACTGCATGCATCGCTCTGCTCCCCGTCTCTTTCAGACCCCAGTGCAGAGAGGTGACAGTAAAAAGGTCTGTTCAGTGAagctctgcctctgcctgtgtgccgctcttttcctcctcttttgaAATGACCGTTGGCCCTGAATCTCTTAGAGGTCTCAGATAGGAAAACCCATGAGTATGATCTTGATCTTCCCCAtactttgtgtgtttatgtgtctgatCGACTGAAGGTGGGTTGTATGCAGTAGATGTCCCCGTGCCCCAGGCTAAAGAGTAGGagttgtgtgctgtgtaggCTTTTGCCTGTTGTGGTGTAAGGATTTggtctgtgttttatttgtgagatgtatttgtatgtgtgtgtgtgtgtgtgtgtgtgttggatcTTGAAACCCTGAGAGTGGGAGTAGCTGTTTACCCACaaatgtgtgttatgtgtttcAGATCCCACTGAGGTCAGACTATGGCTACAAAGTCAGCCTCTTTTCCCATCTACACCAGTACAGCCGGAAAGCCCCTCTCACCCAGCACATCAGGTACTCCTCACTCCACCACATTCTTTGTCAGTACTTATTTAGCAAGACCACAGTTACACACATCACTGATTACTTACTGTTCCTGGTTATCAGATGCTGTACATCATTGTACAGTAATGATACACATTCAGACATCTCTAGCTGAGGCACCttatgtaggttacagtttttacatgttatccatttatacatacccattttatccatttatacagctggatatttactgagggaattctggattaagtaccttgtcctagggtacagcaacagtgccccagcagggaatcaaaccagcaactttagGTTACCAGCTCTGCTTTTTACCACTACGCTATGCTGATGCCCATGTTTACACCCataatgcattattaaagaAGATGATTCAATACTTAAGAAATTTCATATAAACTGGATAGGATATAGTTGCATTGTAATGGGagtccctgtctgtgtgtctggcatTGATTGCTCCTCTCTGTTGAAGCATCCCCTCCACTGTGATCCACCCCTCCATCGTGAGGCTGGGTCTGCAGTACTCGCAGGGCATTGTGGCTGGCTCCAACTCCCGCTCCATCGCCTTGCTGCACGCCTTCAAACAGGTACAGCGCTCCGCTCCCGCCTCACTTTGAAGAGTCGCTTCCCTTAAGCTCACTTCTGCTAAGATGATTAGTCTTGATGAGTGTGGAGTCAGTGCTGTTCTTCCAAGTCGTTTGGGTTCAGCAGGCGGGATACTGACCGGACTTTTAAGAGTGGAGCTGATGGTAGATGAAGTCTGTAGGGAGAGGTGTGTTGAGCACCAGAACTTCAGAATCCATCATTCTATCTGAGTAATAGCTAATGTGCTAATTCAGCCACCATATCTGAAATGATTGTCTTCCTGAAGGTTATTCGGGACTATACCACCCCTCCAAACGAGGAGCTGTCCAGAGACCTTGTTAACAAACTCAAACCCTACATCAGGTATGCCACTTTATGTGCTTTAATCTCCTGCTGCATAATAAAATACGAGGCATTCTGAACTTCCCAGAGTAGGTTTCAGTGTTGCATCAGCTATATACTTAAACACAGCCATAAACCAAACTATATTGATTTCCATTTTGTCTTGACTCTGGTTTGAGCTATGAAGCCCAGCTCATTGGTATATGatacagtgaaatatttataaacacATGAGTTGTTGTATTTCCCTTATTTCTGGATaagcaataaaaacataatccttttttttatttcagttttctgaATCAATGTCGCCCTCTGTCGGCTAGTATGGGAAATGCAATCAAGTACATCAAAAAGGAAATCTCCAATATCCCTAGTCAGTGTAAAGAGGAAGAGGTAAGTTAATAACTCTTCTGTATAGACTGAGCTGGTTTCACCTGTTGAAATTTCTGTTGATTAAGTCCTTGATAAAGTCTTAATTGGCAAAGCAAAGACAATCGACAGCAGCTCTCTAAGTGGGTTtggatttaacatttaaataccAGCGGATCTTATTTACCTGTATTTGACCATTTTTCCAGACCTATTCACATTAAATCTAACTGCAGTCCATACTCTGTAACTGTGAATAATACattgaaaacagctgttcttATTTTCTTGCACAACATTATGAACACCCAGGTCACGGAGCTGAATGAAAAGCGTTGAGTGAGAAAGTCAGCACTTTCTGAGCTCCATTCATCAGATTGGAGCATAAAGAGCGTTTTTGGTTGTATCAAGCAGCAGAGGTCGTCAGAGACTGCATGTGAAAGAGGgctctgactcactgactcaccCTTTCAGGCTAAGGACAGACTGCTCAAGTGCATT
This window harbors:
- the eif2b4 gene encoding translation initiation factor eIF-2B subunit delta, with translation MADADGGGERKQNDSIPHTQGETDTKNHAIARAKTEGKELTKEEKQRLRKEKKQHKKNKKDDKNTPETETEKKPAAPAVTQQTTPVVKAAAVVPAAAAEAPAPTPAAAAADKPAKTKAELRAERRARQEADRATKQGKKGDPSQPPSASKAKAPPSDLQPVVKRLPEHVQADDPAVVKKLAKKLERQQIPLRSDYGYKVSLFSHLHQYSRKAPLTQHISIPSTVIHPSIVRLGLQYSQGIVAGSNSRSIALLHAFKQVIRDYTTPPNEELSRDLVNKLKPYISFLNQCRPLSASMGNAIKYIKKEISNIPSQCKEEEAKDRLLKCIDSYIVEKIQLAAKAIAKYAIEKISDGDVILVYGCSSLVNHILFEAFEKERKFRVIVVDSRPRLEGREALRRLVKKGIHCTYVLISTLSYIMPEVSKVFLGAHALLANGYVMSRVGTSQIALVAKAYNVPVLVCCETYKFCERVQTDSFVSNELDDPDDLIVTRKGKTQLEKWQEVRSLGLLNLVYDVTPPDFVDLVITDLGMIPCTSVPVVLRVKNVDQ